AGGCTGAGGCCTGCTTTGAGGTTCGTGCAGGCCAGGTTTTTAATGCAGCCCGGTCAATCAAACGGGCCAGATTCTTCTCGCGCAGGCCAGGCCCAACCTAATGCGACCAACCAAACACGTCCAAGGTGACTTAGGAGATACGAAGATACTTAGTTAGAAGGTCCGAGCAGAGACTAGAGATCCGTTCTACAGTATGAGTACAACAGAGTGGGCAAAAGAAAACACGCAACTAAGTCGATCTGGTACTCCAAACTACCACGCAGCCCTCTTCGTCACAGATAGGCCGCCACAGTTCACGCCGTGCCACCAACGCCTCCGGCTCCCTTTCAGCTTCAACTGTACTcgctgactcatatttggttctcCCTTGCTCTGCTTCTGCAACTTCCCTCGCTATGTCTGAGGGCTGTAGACTGTGCTGTTAACAGCCTTCAGTGGCACCCCATTCCGCAGCGCTGCGACCTTCTTCTCGATGCAAACCACCGCCATGAAAGGATCGAGCAGCCGCCACTGGTGCATGAAAGACAGGGATTGCTCGGCGCGCCGGGCCTCGTGTTCCAAGCACAGCAGCGTGTCCTTCAAATCACACAGAAAGTCGTGCATGTTGGACCATTCCTTTCCACAGTCATCTCCATCAACTCTGGACGAACGGATAAGCAGCCACTCACCAAAGCACTTCCATGCCCTGGCAAGAGAAGCCAGGCGCATGAGCTTGTCGGGCGACTCGTACATGAGGTCGATCTTACTCTTGTTCCACCTTTCCTTGTTGCCCTCGATCTTACTCTTGTTCCCCCTCTCCTTGCCCTCGATCTTCCACCCGGCGTCCAGCATCAGAAGATGCGCGTGCAGCCGGAGATGGTTCCAGAGCATTCCAAAGCCACAGCCGCCCGGTCGCCGCGCGATCACGCTGGTGATGTCAACCCTCTCTAAATCCAGGACACTGGAAAGTTCTGCTCTCTGGCTGCTGTGAGTCACCGCCCTGCGAGTGTACACCCGATCGATGGAAGGTGGCGTCGACTGTACCACGAGCTCAGAAGGCATGTCATGATGATCTGTGCAAGGCATTGCGTTCTGCATTTGTTGACTAGCACTGTGATCGAAGACATGATAGCTCGATAGGTTGCCCTGAGTGAAGGACTCCACTATGCGGCAGTAGCCCATCTTGCCGCTGGAGGCAGAGCCGGATGGCGGTATAGATGTTTTGCTTGCGCCTGGCTGTGAAGTGTTCTGCCCGCAGCCGAAAATCTCCTCAAAGATTTGTCTTTCCTCCTCAGAACCATCAAACGTGTCTTCTCTCAGCTCAGCAACATTCTTTTCAAACACCATCGTCATAAGATCCTCCTCGTTCATGCCCATTCCTGCCAGGAAGTCCATCCCATCCATCTTGTTTAGTGGTGCGAACTGAAGCAATCACACTGCAATGAGGCATAAACAAAGTTAGTGCACACATATTTGCAACATCAGGAAAATCCTAACTCGAGAGTCTCTAAATGCAGAAAATAATCACCACAAGAGGTAAGCTATGAGTTGCAAAACAGAGACATGTAACATGTGAGCTGGCCTGTCTAATACTCCCTGTCTCCGTGAGTAATAAACACATATAGTTTTTGACCCAAAAAAAAAGAACTGAAACAAAATCTGGAACAGAGTAATGATAGCATTAGCCTTTCAAGAATACAAAAAAGATTGTTTTGAAATATCAATTTTGGCTCAGTAGTAACTGTACCGAAGTGAAAGCACACATCAGAGTCGCAGAGCCCTGAAAGGCTGGACCTGAACCAGAATAGCAGTTCATCATCGCAACGCAAGGATGGTAGCAGGAACATCAACAAAATCGAAACAATGGGGTGATATCAGTATGCGACGCATTTCGACGGGGAAAAATAATGATACAGTAATTAATTACCATACAACAAGAGCAAAAAGGAAAAACCTAAATCCACATGCATCAAGATTCAAGAACTCTGCCCAACATTCCGGCACTTCACCATTTGCAGGGCAGACAGATCGATCACACCATCCATCTGACGCAGCGAACGTGCAGGCAGCGGGCGAGCGATTTCCCCCAATCCAAGAACCAGATGCAAGGATGAAGAAGATACCATACCAAGAACAGGCGGCGCCGATGGGAGCAATGGCGACGCCCCTTGCTTCCGAGAGGCTGACCTTCCGTGCCCGTGGGCAAGAAAATGCACCGCTCTATTCCCTCCCCGTTGGAGACCTCGCCTCCGCCTCCTCTCTTCTCTATCCACCAAGCTCTGTCGGTCTCTTTCACCGAAACCACCGCACCGAACAGTGGTGGCACTATCTCTTTGCCCCGGGGCGCGCGCGCAAAATCTCTGACTCGCACAGGGCAGGAGGTGGGAGGGGCGAGGGCAGAGCGCAAGCGGAATGCTGTGCCGCGTGTTTTTCTCGTTCAGAGGGTAGGTTGGTTTTGCCACTTGCCACAACCGGCCCTGCACTGTACTACAGCCGGCCTCCTCAAATAAACCGTGTATACGCGTGGGTGAACAGTGCATGATTGGTCATAAAATTTTGTCTCGTCCAAACTTCTCAAATTGACCCTCATATCCAGCTCATACCTGCGCGGCTATGAGGAGGCCCGGGCGCGTCAGACGCCTCTGTCACATTAGATCCGACAGGCAGGACCCACAATAAATTGCATcaattccttctcttctttgtcgtccgcccagGCCCTCCATAGCTCTGCCGCTGTCCCGATCCCTCAGTGCCGCCATCCCCGCCACAAACCTCCTCCCCGGCCGTCTCGATGCTTCGGATACCGTTGCATCCCCGGATGCCGCTGTGGTACGTCTGACTATTCTCAGACTACACCTTGTCCTTTATGTGTTCGAC
This region of Triticum aestivum cultivar Chinese Spring chromosome 2D, IWGSC CS RefSeq v2.1, whole genome shotgun sequence genomic DNA includes:
- the LOC123049397 gene encoding uncharacterized protein, giving the protein MDGMDFLAGMGMNEEDLMTMVFEKNVAELREDTFDGSEEERQIFEEIFGCGQNTSQPGASKTSIPPSGSASSGKMGYCRIVESFTQGNLSSYHVFDHSASQQMQNAMPCTDHHDMPSELVVQSTPPSIDRVYTRRAVTHSSQRAELSSVLDLERVDITSVIARRPGGCGFGMLWNHLRLHAHLLMLDAGWKIEGKERGNKSKIEGNKERWNKSKIDLMYESPDKLMRLASLARAWKCFGEWLLIRSSRVDGDDCGKEWSNMHDFLCDLKDTLLCLEHEARRAEQSLSFMHQWRLLDPFMAVVCIEKKVAALRNGVPLKAVNSTVYSPQT